A region from the Triticum aestivum cultivar Chinese Spring chromosome 3D, IWGSC CS RefSeq v2.1, whole genome shotgun sequence genome encodes:
- the LOC123080491 gene encoding F-box/FBD/LRR-repeat protein At1g13570, with protein sequence MGEPQFIIGTPMSDMLASMERDGRDPATLSLGSNYLLYFLYDYLPHPPVSPTAAHSLSGLPLVPDGVDRISRLPHMILRDIISRLPAKDAARTAALSSRWRPLWRAAPLSLVDSHLLQDGGAAGQFPIGVPSPRAVTAAVSHILAAHPGPFRCVHLTRSTMEEHRGEMSRWLDILVAKGVQELVFVNRPWPIDLRLPATLFGCASLTRLYLGLWRLPDTAAVPRGARFPNLRELGLCMTVMEDRDLAFMLERSPVLEFLVLMGSQTGVRLRLVSQRLRCVQLGHALLEYIDVVDAPSLERLFFWEIAPPGKLKSFRKRNDDNHSTMNGSSRIKIGRAPNLRVLGFLQPGEQELGISNTIVVAGSKENILPSVQILSMEVQFGVRNAVKKVPSFLRCFPNLETLHVYSTPISEESTGKVNLKFWQEGGPINCVVQSMKKVFFYEFHGLRSELAFLKFIAETGRVLEQMVVLVAKECFSSGDDNVRAKLKPLASVKWNNKACQVQLFKSGRTNPGGPVYSNKIASDFGFADPFDLLGH encoded by the exons ATGGGCGAACCGCAGTTTATCATCGGCACTCCCATGAGCGATATGCTTGCCAGCATGGAGCGCGACGGCCGGGACCCTGCGACGCTCAGCCTTGGCTCAAACTATCTGCTCTACTTCCTGTACGACTACCTCCCGCACCCGCCGGTCTCCCCCACCGCTGCCCACTCGCTCTCCGGCTTGCCGTTGGTCCCCGACGGCGTCGACCGCATCAGCCGCCTCCCCCATATGATCCTCCGCGACATCATCTCCCGCCTCCCCGCCAAGGACGCCGCGCGCACCGCCGCCCTCTCCTCGCGCTGGCGCCCACTCTGGCGCGCGGCGCCCCTCTCTCTTGTCGACAGCCACCTGCTTCAAGACGGCGGCGCGGCCGGGCAGTTCCCCATCGGCGTTCCCTCTCCCCGTGCCGTCACCGCCGCGGTTTCCCACATCCTCGCGGCGCATCCGGGCCCCTTCCGCTGCGTCCACCTCACCCGCAGCACCATGGAGGAGCACCGGGGCGAGATGTCGCGCTGGCTCGACATCCTCGTCGCCAAGGGGGTCCAAGAACTCGTCTTTGTCAACCGCCCTTGGCCGATTGACCTGCGCCTCCCCGCCACGCTCTTCGGCTGCGCCTCCCTCACCCGCCTCTATCTTGGCCTCTGGAGGCTCCCGGACACCGCCGCCGTGCCGCGCGGCGCCAGATTCCCCAACCTCCGGGAGCTCGGCCTCTGCATGACTGTCATGGAGGACCGTGATCTGGCCTTCATGCTTGAAAGAAGCCCCGTCCTGGAGTTCCTCGTCCTCATGGGAAGCCAGACCGGAGTGCGCCTCCGCCTCGTCAGCCAGAGACTGCGCTGCGTTCAGCTTGGCCATGCCTTATTGGAGTACATCGACGTGGTGGATGCCCCTAGCCTGGAGAGGCTCTTCTTTTGGGAAATTGCCCCCCCTGGCAAGCTCAAGTCCTTCAGGAAGAGGAACGACGACAACCACTCCACCATGAACGGCTCTTCCAGGATCAAGATTGGGCGTGCACCTAACCTGCGTGTGCTGGGATTCCTTCAGCCAGGAGAGCAAGAGTTGGGGATTAGCAACACCATCGTCGTG GCTGGTAGCAAGGAGAACATTCTCCCTAGTGTCCAGATTTTGTCCATGGAGGTGCAGTTCGGTGTCCGCAATGCTGTCAAGAAAGTGCCCAGCTTTCTCCGCTGTTTCCCCAACCTGGAGACGCTCCATGTTTAT TCCACTCCCATATCTGAAGAGTCCACTGGCAAGGTCAATCTCAAGTTCTGGCAGGAGGGCGGTCCCATCAATTGTGTGGTGCAGAGCATGAAGAAGGTGTTCTTCTACGAGTTCCATGGGTTGAGAAGCGAGCTTGCTTTCCTCAAGTTCATCGCAGAGACAGGTCGGGTGCTGGAGCAGATGGTGGTTCTGGTGGCCAAGGAATGTTTCTCCTCTGGAGATGATAATGTGAGGGCCAAGCTGAAGCCTCTAGCAAGCGTGAAATGGAACAACAAGGCTTGCCAAGTACAGCTCTTCAAGAGCGGGCGCACTAACCCGGGAGGTCCTGTTTACAGCAACAAGATAGCTTCTGACTTTGGGTTTGCTGACCCTtttgacctcctcgggcactaG
- the LOC123080492 gene encoding BTB/POZ and MATH domain-containing protein 1, translating to MSTFAGVSVLDGDKPCSCVTSGVGAGAGASSVYHLLVVKGYSGIKKELPNGESWCTELFRVEGHEYSIEYYPNGANPNCADFISLDITRLYDEDVEEGVEAKFSFSLVDDVEKQMPTYIRATRKTRDFRRCDPCWGCDKFMRRDALERSASLKSDCFTIRCDIVVCKDNTPDATGSGTSTGTEVLLPDIHQHFSNLLQNKVGADVTFEVGGETFAAHRCVLAARSEVFMVQLFGTAMPSVIQITDMEAKVFRALLCFIYTDSCPEMEKNSMEEDEMPGVVEQGQVEEVLENKTSEVVEQTQEEAVEDEILLQWLQDLFVAADRYNLQRLKFICEKQLCEHVGVSSVASTLALAEQHHCHGLKAACLKFIQVLSPSRLQALMATDGWGHIATTYPSVLYELIAILASNQRK from the coding sequence ATGTCGACGTTCGCCGGTGTATCCGTCCTCGACGGCGACAAGCCGTGCTCTTGCGTAACGTCGGGCGTCGGCGCCGGTGCTGGCGCGAGCAGCGTGTACCACCTGCTCGTGGTCAAGGGCTACTCTGGTATCAAAAAGGAGCTGCCCAACGGCGAGAGCTGGTGCACTGAATTGTTCAGGGTGGAAGGCCATGAGTATTCCATCGAGTACTATCCTAATGGCGCAAACCCCAACTGTGCCGACTTCATTTCGCTCGATATTACCCGCCTCTACGACGAAGATGTCGAAGAGGGTGTGGAGGCCAAGTTCAGTTTCAGCCTCGTCGACGACGTCGAGAAGCAGATGCCGACGTACATTCGTGCGACTCGTAAAACCCGTGACTTCCGCAGATGTGATCCTTGTTGGGGTTGCGACAAGTTCATGAGAAGAGATGCCCTTGAGCGATCGGCCAGTCTAAAGTCTGATTGTTTCACCATCCGGTGTGATATTGTGGTGTGCAAGGACAACACCCCAGACGCCACCGGCTCCGGCACCAGCACCGGCACCGAGGTTCTTCTGCCTGACATACACCAACATTTTAGCAACCTCCTTCAGAATAAGGTGGGTGCTGATGTGACATTCGAGGTCGGCGGCGAGACGTTCGCTGCACACCGGTGTGTGCTCGCTGCCAGGTCCGAAGTGTTCATGGTGCAGCTCTTTGGCACCGCTATGCCCAGCGTCATACAGATCACAGATATGGAAGCAAAAGTGTTCAGGGCTTTGCTTTGCTTCATCTACACAGACTCGTGTCCTGAGATGGAGAAGAACAGCATGGAGGAGGATGAAATGCCAGGAGTTGTGGAACAAGGACAAGTAGAGGAAGTACTGGAGAATAAAACGTCAGAAGTTGTGGAACAAACACAAGAAGAGGCGGTAGAGGATGAAATTCTTCTGCAATGGCTGCAGGATTTGTTTGTGGCGGCAGACAGATACAATCTCCAGCGGCTCAAGTTCATCTGTGAAAAGCAGTTGTGTGAGCATGTAGGTGTGAGCTCGGTGGCGTCCACTCTTGCTCTAGCCGAGCAGCACCACTGCCATGGATTGAAGGCGGCGTGCTTGAAGTTTATCCAAGTCCTATCTCCCTCGCGTTTGCAGGCACTAATGGCAACTGATGGATGGGGGCATATAGCAACGACATACCCCTCTGTTTTGTACGAGCTCATTGCCATCCTTGCGTCAAACCAGCGGAAATGA